One Triticum dicoccoides isolate Atlit2015 ecotype Zavitan chromosome 5B, WEW_v2.0, whole genome shotgun sequence genomic window carries:
- the LOC119306962 gene encoding F-box/kelch-repeat protein At1g57790-like: protein MADRYRAGAGAGEGKQMADRAKRAVEWAAAERSAKKPCCHRDPSGGGGGGVPEISSLLSSLSVAKRRSPAAHDHDHAPLGKRPRYDHHHDLDARMRGLETEAMEEQEEEGPDWAGFLPELLGLVCGRLPLADVPRFGAVCRSWRSCAFPVYPADAAPVLLSATLTAAGAVRCYSPHLHRTFLLAAPPLPQGGRLFSAGAGGWVMLSTPSTTVVLANLLDGSVHETPKREDGDQGFMCSAPRHHGHDNGRNNNNNNNNNNNNGCCFDVFAVRAFLGTIRVESWGGAGSGWKSVEEQSSFRMSCCCSPVMHKGMLYCLGQEGALGVYDPGQATWSALPKPAGFAPELAYKNCHLVGSRSELLAVLTGSNGAPPIYVLRLDEAKMAWKRVKSLDGRSLFTGTTSSVAVAKPVAESMADKVYLPRLYGRPQVIQAELAASDGRLFFVVKAKAAEQEQQGSVTASGGPWCYDMESDSGGQFLGSKTLLQSFWVHLGHAEPPSPSSSPDDDDDDDDDDDDDDDDDDDDDDDEDGMVID from the exons ATGGCGGATAGATACCGAGCAGGAGCAGGGGCAGGGGAGGGGAAGCAGATGGCGGATCGGGCCAAGAGGGCGGTGGAGTGGGCAGCCGCCGAGAGGAGCGCCAAGAAGCCCTGCTGCCACcgcgacccaagcggcggcggcggcggcggcgtgccggagatctcctccctcctctcctcgctCTCCGTCGCCAAGCGCCGCTCCCCGGCCGCCCACGACCACGACCACGCCCCCCTCGGCAAGCGGCCCCGTTACGACCACCACCATGACCTCGACGCCCGGATGCGAG gacTGGAGACGGAAGCcatggaggagcaggaggaggaaggGCCGGACTGGGCGGGCTTCCTGCCGGAGCTGCTGGGCCTCGTCTGCGGCCGGCTCCCTCTCGCCGACGTGCCCCGGTTCGGCGCCGTCTGCAGGAGCTGGCGGTCGTGCGCGTTCCCGGTGTACCCGGCCGACGCCGCGCCCGTGCTGCTCAGCGCCACGCTCACCGCCGCCGGCGCCGTCCGCTGCTACAGCCCCCACCTGCACAGGACCTTCCTCCTCGCCGCGCCTCCCCTGCCCCAAGGCGGCAGGCTCTTCTCCGCGGGCGCCGGCGGGTGGGTCATGCTCAGCACGCCCAGCACCACCGTCGTGCTCGCCAACCTCCTGGACGGGTCCGTGCACGAGACGCCCAAGCGGGAGGACGGCGACCAGGGGTTCATGTGCTCCGCGCCGCGCCACCACGGCCACGACAATGgccgcaacaacaacaacaacaacaacaacaacaacaacaatggctGCTGCTTCGACGTGTTCGCCGTCCGCGCCTTCTTGGGCACCATCAGGGTCGAGAGCTGGGGCGGCGCCGGCAGCGGCTGGAAGAGCGTGGAGGAGCAGAGCTCCTTCAGAATGTCCTGCTGCTGCAGCCCGGTGATGCACAAGGGGATGCTCTACTGCCTTGGACAGGAGGGCGCTCTAGGGGTCTACGATCCCGGCCAGGCGACGTGGAGTGCGCTCCCAAAGCCCGCCGGCTTCGCCCCGGAGCTCGCCTACAAGAACTGCCACCTCGTCGGCTCGCGGTCGGAGCTGCTCGCCGTGCTGACGGGCAGCAACGGAGCTCCGCCCATCTACGTGCTGAGGCTCGACGAGGCCAAGATGGCATGGAAGAGGGTCAAGTCATTGGACGGCCGCTCCCTTTTCACGGGGACGACCTCGTCGGTGGCGGTGGCAAAGCCGGTTGCCGAATCCATGGCCGACAAGGTGTACCTTCCCAGGCTCTATGGCCGGCCGCAGGTGATCCAGGCGGAGCTCGCCGCCTCGGATGGCCGCCTCTTCTTCGTTGTAAAAGCCAAGGCGGCAGAGCAGGAGCAACAGGGATCGGTTACGGCGTCGGGCGGCCCCTGGTGCTACGACATGGAGTCGGACTCCGGCGGGCAATTCCTGGGCTCCAAGACCCTGCTGCAGTCCTTTTGGGTTCATCTCGGccacgccgagccgccctcgccctcgtcctcgccggatgatgatgatgatgatgatgatgatgatgatgatgatgatgatgatgatgacgacgacgacgacgacgaggatggaaTGGTTATAGACTGA
- the LOC119306963 gene encoding uncharacterized protein LOC119306963, whose amino-acid sequence MAMPMPGLLPNLLPPSIVSQRQWLSHRRPPPAHRATTRITSSSSGGGDDSTTTSPAAVKLTYLEFNGWLWELPGGFRVLVDPILVGNLDFGIPWLFDAAKKTLPNPNSQPDAGLLAGVDLLLITQSLDDHCHLRTLTQLAAVRPGLPVVATPNARPILSALPFAHVTYLEPGQSTAAAAAVTVLATAGPVLGPPWQRPENGYIVTAAAGGRSTSVYYEPHCVYDAGFLRGRAARADVLITPVVKQLLPADFTLVSGQEDAVELARLLRPGYVVPMSNGEFDAKGILAALVSTRGTIQAFRAMLAHALPDAKVVEPTPGVPLHLRFDDDDDDNSSTTTSSSSSSSSSS is encoded by the coding sequence ATGGCCATGCCCATGCCCGGcctcctccccaacctcctccctccctccatcgTCTCCCAACGACAGTGGTTATCTCACCGCCGGCCACCGCCGGCCCACCGCGCCACCACCAGAAtcacaagcagcagcagcggcggcggcgacgactccACCACCACGTCTCCGGCGGCGGTGAAGCTCACCTACCTCGAGTTCAACGGCTGGCTGTGGGAGCTGCccggcggcttccgcgtcctcgtcGACCCCATCCTCGTCGGCAACCTCGACTTCGGCATCCCATGGCTCTTCGACGCCGCCAAGAAGACCCTCCCCAACCCCAACTCCCAGCCAGacgccggcctcctcgccggcgtcgacctgCTGCTCATCACCCAGAGCCTCGACGACCACTGCCACCTCCGCACCCTCACCCAGCTCGCCGCCGTCCGCCCGGGCCTCCCCGTCGTCGCCACGCCCAACGCGCGCCCCATCCTCTCCGCCCTCCCCTTCGCCCACGTCACCTACCTCGAGCCCGGccagtccaccgccgccgccgccgcagtcaCCGTGCTCGCCACCGCCGGCCCCGTGCTCGGCCCGCCGTGGCAGCGCCCCGAGAACGGCTACAtcgtcaccgccgccgccgggGGCAGAAGCACCAGCGTCTACTACGAGCCGCACTGCGTGTACGACGCCGGGTTCctgcggggcagggcggcgcgcgcCGACGTGCTCATCACGCCCGTCGTCAAGCAGCTCCTCCCGGCCGACTTCACCCTCGTCTCCGGGCAGGAGGACGCCGTGGAGCTCGCCAGGCTGCTCCGCCCCGGCTACGTCGTGCCCATGAGCAACGGCGAGTTCGACGCCAAGGGGAtcctcgccgccctcgtctccaccCGGGGCACCATCCAGGCCTTCAGGGCCATGCTCGCCCACGCGCTCCCCGACGCAAAGGTCGTCGAGCCCACCCCCGGCGTCCCGCTCCACCTCCgcttcgacgacgacgacgacgacaattcatcaacaacaacatcatcatcatcatcatcatcatcatcatcatag
- the LOC119306960 gene encoding casein kinase 1-like protein HD16, with product MADSGGVSANNAAAGNDDEEGNTAPFPETVQIGGSPEYRVERKLGKGGFGHVFVGRRLTGGNGRGAGAHEVAIKFEHNTSKGCNYGPPYEWHVYSALGGTHGVPKVHYKGRQGDYYVMIMDMLGPSLWDSWNSAGQTMSSEMVACIAAEAISILESMHSKGYVHGDVKPENFLLGQPGTPQEKKLFLVDLGLATKWKDPATQQHVDYDQRPDAFRGTVRYASAHAHLGRTASRRDDLESLAYTLVFLHRGRLPWQGYQGDNKSFLVCKRKMSTSPDILCGLCPQPFKLFLETVVNMKFDEEPNYSKLISLFDVLIGPNPSIRPINTDGAQKVGQKRSRLLNDDDDSNARKKIRLGVPATQWISVYNSRSPMKQRYHYNVADNRLAPHVEKGNEDGLLISSISSCVDLWAIIMDAGTGFTDQVYELSPHFLHKDWIMEQWEKNFYISSVAGANIGSSLVVMSKGTPYTQQSYKVSDSFPFKWINKKWKEGFYVTSMATSGSRWAIVMSRNAGFTDQVVELDFLYPSEGVHRRWDNGYRITAMAATVDQSALILSMPRRRPRDETQETLRTSQFPSAHVKDKWAKNLYLAGICYGRTVA from the exons ATGGCGGACAGCGGCGGGGTCAGCGCCAACAACGCCGCCGCCGGCAACGACGACGAGGAGGGCAACACCGCCCCGTTCCCCGAGACG GTCCAGATAGGAGGATCTCCCGAGTACAGGGTCGAGAGGAAGCTCGGCAAAGGCGGCTTTGGCCACGTCTTTGTCGGCCGCCGCCTAACCGGTGGCAACGGCCGCGGCGCCGGTGCTCACGAG GTTGCAATCAAATTCGAGCACAACACCAGCAAGGGCTGCAACTACGGCCCTCCATACGAGTGGCATGTCTATTC TGCTCTTGGAGGTACTCATGGTGTGCCCAAGGTGCATTATAAAGGCCGGCAGGGTGACTACTATGTCATG ATCATGGATATGCTGGGGCCTAGCTTGTGGGATTCCTGGAATTCAGCAGGGCAGAC CATGTCATCAGAAATGGTAGCTTGTATTGCTGCAGAGGCCATTTCTATCCTGGAAAGCATGCATTCTAAAGG ATATGTACATGGAGACGTCAAACCTGAGAATTTTCTTCTCGGTCAGCCTGGAACTCCTCAAGAAAAGAAACTTTTTCTTGTAGATCTTGGATTAG CAACAAAGTGGAAAGATCCTGCTACTCAACAGCATGTTGATTATGATCAACGTCCGGATGCCTTCAG AGGAACAGTCAGGTATGCTAGTGCCCATGCGCATTTAGGAAGAACTGCAAGCAGGAGAGATGACTTGGAATCACTGGCTTATACACTAGTATTTCTCCATCGAGGCAGGTTGCCATGGCAAGGATACCAG GGTGATAATAAATCATTTCTGGTGTGCAAGAGAAAGATGAGTACCTCACCTGATATCCTTTGCGGCCTCTGTCCTCAACCTTTTAAGCTATTTCTTGAGACTGTAGTCAACATGAAGTTTGATGAGGAACCAAACTACTCCAAGTTGATTTCTTTGTTCGATGTTCTAATTGGACCAAACCCTTCCATCAGACCAATCAATACCGATGGAGCCCAAAAG GTAGGGCAGAAGCGTTCTAGGCTGCTTAATGACGACGACGATAGCAATGCAAGAAAGAAGATTCGCCTGGGTGTTCCAGCAACACAGTGGATTTCAGTGTATAATTCTAGATCACCCATGAAACAGAG GTACCACTATAATGTGGCTGACAATAGGTTAGCGCCACACGTGGAGAAAGGAAATGAGGATGGTCTGCTGATAAGCTCAATATCATCATGTGTTGATCTTTGGGCAATCATCATGGATGCTGGAACTGGCTTCACGGATCAAGTCTATGAGCTGTCTCCACATTTCCTTCACAAG gacTGGATTATGGAACAATGGGAGAAAAATTTCTACATCAGTTCTGTTGCTGGCGCCAATATCGGAAGCTCTCTTGTAGTGATGTCCAAAG GCACACCATACACGCAGCAGTCCTACAAGGTGAGCGATTCCTTCCCGTTTAAATGGATAAACAAGAAGTGGAAGGAAGGCTTCTACGTGACGTCGATGGCGACATCAGGCAGCCGATGGGCCATAGTCATGTCGCGCAACGCTGGGTTCACCGACCAG GTGGTGGAGCTGGACTTTCTGTACCCGAGCGAGGGCGTCCACCGGCGGTGGGACAACGGGTACCGGatcacggcgatggcggcgaccgtGGACCAGTCGGCCCTGATCCTGAGCATGCCGAGGCGCCGGCCTCGGGACGAGACGCAGGAGACCCTGCGCACGTCGCAGTTCCCCAGCGCGCATGTCAAG GACAAGTGGGCCAAGAACCTCTACCTCGCCGGGATCTGCTACGGGCGAACGGTGGCGTAG